TGCGATGAATATTTTTGTTTAAAAACTAATTTCAAAAAATGAAATTTAATTTCTAATTTTTAAATAAAAAAACCATCTAAGTTGATTCGGGATGTTAACTAAAATACGCACAGAAAAGAATATAAGGCAGTAATGAAAACAATAGAGTCGCTTCTGGAAAAAGCAACTGCTATAGGTGGCTTCCATGAATTGGCAAAAGAGGAAGCAACGATGTTGTCCACCCTTTCTGAACTTGCCGTAGCTTACGAAGACAATACATTGAAACTGATGCCTATTGAACCAAATACCTTGAAGCAGGCCATCGAATCTAAAATGGCAAAGCTTGGGCTCACCCAAGCAAAACTGGCTGAATTAATGGGTATTGGTGCACCTAAACTTTCTCATATATTAAGTGGAAAAAGAGACCCTGATGTTTCTTTTCTAAAGGCAGCTCATGAAAAATTGAATATTGATGCTGAGTTTTTGCTGACTCATTCGAAATTGTTCACCATATTTATTTTTTCTGTATCGGAATGCCAAAAAAATGAAGCCTCCAATTTTTAGGACTATTGTAGCCCGGTTTGAAAAAGATGGGGATTCGAACCCGATTTAATTAAATCCCAAGATTGTCCGTCTGCGGACATTTTCGTCCGAATGAGTTAATGGAGAATGTAAAATCATGGCTTCATTTGCACAATTGGTACTTTTTCATTGGCACAAAACTAGTGAATAGATTTCTGTAATTGCTGGTCTTAAATGAAATTGACATGCTACTGAACTACATCACTATCGCCTGGAGAAACCTTCTGAAAAAAAAAGTCTATTCATTTATCAATATTGTAGGATTGGGTACCGGCATGGCCTGCTGTGTGCTCATTTTCATGTTTGTGCAAGATGAGATTTCATTTGACCAATTCAATGTCAAAAAGGAAAGGGTGTATCGGATTATCCATGGAACTGCGCAAGAAGGGACAAATCCTGATTATTCCTCTTTTTGGGTTTGGGGTAATGCGCCTATTGGGCCTGCCCTCCAATTCGAGTTTC
This window of the Aquiflexum balticum DSM 16537 genome carries:
- a CDS encoding helix-turn-helix domain-containing protein, with product MKTIESLLEKATAIGGFHELAKEEATMLSTLSELAVAYEDNTLKLMPIEPNTLKQAIESKMAKLGLTQAKLAELMGIGAPKLSHILSGKRDPDVSFLKAAHEKLNIDAEFLLTHSKLFTIFIFSVSECQKNEASNF